In Vicia villosa cultivar HV-30 ecotype Madison, WI linkage group LG7, Vvil1.0, whole genome shotgun sequence, the DNA window GTGTTTTTTCTTGAGTATATTTTAAGTGATGTAGTAAAATTTGAGGGTATTAGTTTCTGGCTTTGAGCCTGAGAATAGGATATAGGCCTATGGAACATTATGTCGAAAATTCGAATAAACTAACAGCAAAGAAGCACGGCTTAAGAAGTTGAAATCGTAATGCCTGTGatccaaaatatatatatcaaGCTTTTGTTTCTGATTTCAATGTCTTGTTCAACTTCCTGGATCTAGATGGAAGCTgttgaaatatattattttcatcaatTCAGTTTTCTACACAAAATACATGCTGAAAATATCGTTCAGCAACTTTGATTACATCGAGACAAAAAACCGGGGAAATAACCAATTGAAAATGTAAAGTTCAACTACAATACTTAGCCTGTAAGAGCCGAGTTGAGCGCGCTATGCACGTCAACTCCAATCTGAGCTTCGGCTTTCTCCAAGTCCGTTGTTGCTGAGTTGAGTTTCTGAGTGAACTCTTGAAGACCCTTCTGCACTAAGTCTGCATCAAGTTGATTCACTGGTACAGCCTCTACAGCAATAATATCAGCAACAGAGTTCGCATGGATGAATGCGAAACCACTGCTTACAAAATACTTGGTTGTATCAGTCCCTTCTTGTACCGTAAGTACCCCGGGTTTCAACTCTGCGATTGTTGCGACGTGTCCCGGGAGAACACCCATCTCACCCGTTGTAGCTGGGATTATAACACTATCAACCTATAAAACATAAATTGTCATTTTACAAGGAAAGAGAATTTCAGAAATTTGTTTAACattgacaatgaaacccaaataAATTAGATTGCAGCATTAGAAAATAATTAGATAACATATTTCAGACAAAACTAATCACAATTTCAAAAACAGCAACACAAATCAACATCAATAagcacaacaacaataataataaaaaaaaacaaaaaaaaacaagaacagATCGAAAACGAAAATCGATACCTCTTTAGCGGCCAATTGAGAAGAATAAGGAAGAACAAAATTGACGGTGAGTTTGGTAGGGATAGTAGAAGGAACTGGTGGACGAGTTTTGAGGAATTCGAGAGGCGTCTTAGGTGGATCGATATTGGGGCTAACTTTCCTCCACGCTTCAACGAAGCTGGAATTGGTGGTGGGAGTAGCCACGACGGTGGATAAGCGGCGAGTGGTGGCGGCGCGGGAGAGGAAAGTGGATGTGGCGCGGCGGAACATGGTGACGGTAAGGTTGGATCGCTCGGGCTCGCAAGTCGGAGAGAAAAtggagagagagaaaatgagtaAGCGTGAGAAAGTGAaatcagagaaagagagaatagaATGGTTGGAAAATTGAAAGCAATGTATGGGCTTTGTTATTCTAAAGCCCGGCCCAATACTTGGTTGGAACCCATTTTCTTGAGTTTTATTACTTTGGCACACTAAATCCTCTGCATCCATTTCCC includes these proteins:
- the LOC131617998 gene encoding ATP synthase subunit delta', mitochondrial-like, with the protein product MFRRATSTFLSRAATTRRLSTVVATPTTNSSFVEAWRKVSPNIDPPKTPLEFLKTRPPVPSTIPTKLTVNFVLPYSSQLAAKEVDSVIIPATTGEMGVLPGHVATIAELKPGVLTVQEGTDTTKYFVSSGFAFIHANSVADIIAVEAVPVNQLDADLVQKGLQEFTQKLNSATTDLEKAEAQIGVDVHSALNSALTG